One Symphalangus syndactylus isolate Jambi chromosome 20, NHGRI_mSymSyn1-v2.1_pri, whole genome shotgun sequence DNA segment encodes these proteins:
- the MED11 gene encoding mediator of RNA polymerase II transcription subunit 11 isoform X1, producing MATYSLANERLRALEDIEREIGAILQNAGTVILELSKEKTNERLLDRQAAAFTASVQHVEAELSAQIRYLTQVATGQPHEGSSYSSRKDCQMALKRVDYARLKLSDVARTCEQMLEN from the exons ATGGCTACCTACAGTCTGGCGAACGAGAGACTACGCGCTCTGGAAGACATTGAACGGGAAATCGGCGCCATCCTTCAGAATGCAG GTACTGTGATCCTAGAATTGTCCAAGGAAAAAACTAACGAGCGGCTTCTAGACCGGCAGGCGGCGGCCTTCACCGCTTCAGTGCAACACGTGGAGGCGGAGTTGTCAGCTCAGATCCGCTACCTCACCCAG GTGGCCACAGGGCAGCCCCATGAGGGCTCCAGCTACTCTTCGAGGAAGGACTGTCAGATGGCTCTGAAGCGAGTGGACTATGCCCGCCTCAAGCTCAGTGATGTGGCTCGAACCTgtgagcagatgctggagaactaG
- the MED11 gene encoding mediator of RNA polymerase II transcription subunit 11 isoform X2: MATYSLANERLRALEDIEREIGAILQNAGTVILELSKEKTNERLLDRQAAAFTASVQHVEAELSAQIRYLTQLPGGLTNSNSGKK; the protein is encoded by the exons ATGGCTACCTACAGTCTGGCGAACGAGAGACTACGCGCTCTGGAAGACATTGAACGGGAAATCGGCGCCATCCTTCAGAATGCAG GTACTGTGATCCTAGAATTGTCCAAGGAAAAAACTAACGAGCGGCTTCTAGACCGGCAGGCGGCGGCCTTCACCGCTTCAGTGCAACACGTGGAGGCGGAGTTGTCAGCTCAGATCCGCTACCTCACCCAG CTACCAGGTGGCCTAACAAATTCAAACTCAGGGAAGAAATGA